A DNA window from Alkalibacter saccharofermentans DSM 14828 contains the following coding sequences:
- a CDS encoding lysylphosphatidylglycerol synthase transmembrane domain-containing protein: protein MEKIKKYIYLAIALLLVVIFRQLNMTQIKEDLLLLPPVFLVLLIALQVFTQTIISLQWCTILEWNGMSLGFWKMLLINFRSSIVEAITPGAKIGGEAYKTVALKRELSCTMEKSASIVALQKMFSFFGLTSLAGFSGLYFFIINVDNGKNIGWVLGSLVMAAVLGLMIYSFLNPTAAGEKLKGKNKIGKIAKSFFISYGICVTNIKEKPFGVFKQLLMTFTMWMTYPVKLYIILLAFSIDISMLGVIAITFGAYVVGTLPVTPGGIGGFEMTMCGLLAMVSGVGLEQALVISVIFRFITFWLVVGSGIVLTGLEKMLLFKKEGLYD from the coding sequence ATGGAAAAAATAAAAAAGTATATTTATCTCGCAATAGCTTTACTGTTGGTCGTTATATTTAGGCAATTAAATATGACTCAGATAAAAGAAGATTTATTGCTTTTGCCCCCGGTTTTTTTAGTGTTATTGATAGCTTTACAGGTGTTTACCCAGACTATTATAAGCCTCCAGTGGTGTACTATATTGGAATGGAATGGCATGAGCCTTGGGTTTTGGAAGATGCTTTTAATAAATTTCAGAAGCTCAATTGTCGAAGCGATAACTCCGGGAGCTAAAATCGGTGGAGAAGCTTACAAGACAGTAGCATTAAAAAGGGAGCTAAGCTGTACGATGGAAAAATCAGCTTCCATAGTTGCTTTACAGAAAATGTTCAGCTTTTTCGGACTGACATCCCTTGCCGGATTCAGCGGGCTGTATTTTTTTATAATCAATGTCGATAATGGGAAAAACATTGGATGGGTTTTAGGATCCCTGGTAATGGCAGCTGTCTTAGGTTTAATGATTTATTCGTTTTTAAACCCCACGGCTGCAGGAGAAAAACTCAAAGGGAAAAACAAGATAGGCAAAATAGCTAAAAGTTTTTTTATTAGCTACGGAATATGTGTAACAAATATAAAGGAAAAACCATTTGGAGTGTTTAAGCAGTTGCTTATGACGTTTACTATGTGGATGACTTATCCTGTAAAACTATACATAATACTTTTGGCATTTAGCATTGATATAAGTATGTTGGGGGTAATCGCAATAACCTTTGGAGCTTATGTTGTCGGTACTTTGCCGGTAACGCCAGGAGGCATCGGAGGCTTTGAAATGACAATGTGTGGATTATTAGCGATGGTAAGTGGGGTAGGATTGGAACAGGCATTGGTAATATCCGTAATCTTCAGATTCATAACATTTTGGTTGGTAGTAGGAAGTGGGATTGTATTGACCGGGCTAGAGAAGATGCTGTTGTTCAAAAAAGAGGGATTGTATGATTAA
- a CDS encoding FeoA family protein: protein MSLNKVEKGKYYKIKSVPDMDILKSLGVRENDTVFKKHTYIWGGPTLLEIDSREIAISNAIASSISVEESEVA from the coding sequence ATGAGCTTAAATAAAGTCGAAAAAGGCAAGTACTACAAAATCAAGTCAGTGCCGGACATGGACATTCTAAAATCATTGGGTGTCAGGGAAAACGATACTGTATTTAAAAAGCACACATATATCTGGGGAGGACCTACTCTTCTCGAGATTGATTCAAGAGAGATTGCTATAAGCAATGCCATTGCCTCGTCCATAAGCGTAGAGGAGAGTGAAGTTGCTTGA
- a CDS encoding phospho-sugar mutase, with protein MLYEEKCQNWLKSDYVKEEDKEELKKVLNDPKELEDRFYRNLEFGTAGLRGIMGMGTNRMNTYIVDITTQGLANYISKWGQKAMERGVVIAYDSRNNSELFAETAALVLAGNNINTYLFDSLRSVPQLSYAIRKLGCVSGIVITASHNPPAYNGYKVYWEEGYQLPPQAADEISEEINKIMDFSAIRKTDKTAALDKGLLKIISEEIDGPYINEILKGITRKELIDKYGEDINIVYTPLHGSGNVPLRRALKEAGFKNVHVVKEQELPDGNFPTVKEPNPEKPDVFKLAIELANEKGGDILMGTDPDADRLGVAYKNRDGGYTNLTGNEIGILLVKYMLTTMKEQNRLTDKGVIIKSIVSTELVEDIAKSYGVKLINTLTGFKYIGELIEEYSKTKVKDFIMGFEESYGYLLGTHCRDKDAIMTALVLSEMVLYYKEHDKDLGEVLDDIYKEYGYCIDHIISFEMAGKEGAGKIQKIVDYFRRSMPMKWNDKKVTVIEDYQLAKRNIVGEGAEDITLPKSNVIKAYLEDGTWFCIRPSGTEPKIKIYFSVRGNSRDEAKISLEELVKEIRQQVDGVMA; from the coding sequence ATGTTATATGAAGAAAAATGTCAAAATTGGTTAAAAAGCGATTATGTAAAAGAAGAGGATAAAGAGGAGCTTAAAAAAGTCCTTAATGACCCAAAGGAGCTGGAAGACAGGTTTTATAGAAACCTCGAGTTTGGTACTGCAGGCCTAAGGGGCATAATGGGAATGGGCACCAATAGGATGAATACATATATCGTAGACATAACTACTCAAGGGCTGGCAAACTATATTTCAAAGTGGGGACAAAAGGCAATGGAAAGAGGCGTGGTAATTGCCTATGACTCTAGAAACAATTCGGAGTTATTTGCCGAAACAGCAGCGTTGGTCCTGGCAGGCAACAATATCAATACATATCTATTTGATTCCTTGCGTTCGGTACCTCAGCTCTCCTACGCTATCAGAAAGCTGGGCTGTGTCAGCGGCATCGTCATCACGGCAAGCCACAATCCACCTGCATACAACGGTTACAAGGTTTACTGGGAAGAGGGCTATCAACTGCCCCCACAGGCAGCGGATGAAATCAGCGAAGAAATTAACAAGATAATGGATTTCAGCGCAATAAGAAAAACAGATAAAACAGCAGCTTTAGACAAAGGACTTTTAAAGATAATATCCGAAGAGATAGATGGACCTTACATAAATGAAATATTAAAAGGCATCACAAGAAAGGAGCTTATTGACAAATACGGTGAGGATATAAATATCGTCTACACGCCACTTCATGGATCCGGCAACGTGCCTCTTAGAAGAGCGTTAAAAGAAGCAGGATTCAAAAACGTTCATGTAGTTAAGGAGCAGGAGCTTCCTGACGGAAACTTTCCTACTGTCAAAGAGCCAAACCCTGAAAAGCCTGATGTATTCAAGCTAGCTATAGAGCTGGCCAATGAAAAAGGCGGAGACATACTTATGGGTACCGACCCTGATGCGGACAGACTGGGAGTAGCATATAAAAATCGGGATGGGGGTTACACTAACCTTACCGGAAACGAGATAGGGATTTTACTCGTAAAATATATGTTAACTACCATGAAGGAACAAAATAGACTCACTGACAAAGGAGTGATCATCAAGAGCATTGTTTCCACTGAGCTGGTAGAGGATATAGCAAAAAGCTACGGGGTGAAGCTGATCAATACTTTGACGGGTTTTAAATATATCGGCGAGCTGATTGAAGAATATTCAAAGACAAAAGTCAAGGATTTCATCATGGGTTTTGAGGAAAGTTACGGATATCTTTTAGGAACCCACTGTAGGGACAAGGATGCCATAATGACTGCCCTGGTACTTTCAGAGATGGTACTATACTATAAGGAGCATGATAAGGATCTTGGGGAAGTCTTGGACGATATTTACAAGGAGTACGGATATTGCATCGACCATATAATATCATTTGAAATGGCGGGCAAGGAAGGCGCCGGAAAGATCCAAAAGATCGTGGACTATTTCAGAAGAAGCATGCCGATGAAGTGGAATGATAAAAAAGTGACGGTTATAGAAGATTACCAGCTGGCAAAAAGAAACATAGTGGGAGAAGGAGCAGAAGATATAACGCTGCCAAAATCCAACGTGATAAAAGCTTATTTGGAGGACGGCACTTGGTTTTGCATCAGGCCTTCCGGCACAGAGCCAAAAATCAAGATATATTTTTCAGTAAGGGGCAATAGCAGGGATGAAGCGAAGATAAGCCTCGAGGAGCTGGTTAAAGAAATAAGGCAGCAAGTTGATGGAGTAATGGCCTGA
- a CDS encoding ferrous iron transporter B has protein sequence MSCHDINEKEIKKHLSQKNKILLMGNPNVGKSVFFSRMTGMDAISSNYSGTTVSYTQGDMKLSDKGYTLIDVPGVFSLKSTSEAEDVAEKFLSSEPEAIICVLDATNLQRSLELALELKSYGIPTAYALNFLDVAKREGIEINVGMLSKLLDSPVVETIAVKSSGFEELKEAVVELLKKAECRGCEKSGCGSCPKGREEIYDTAREITKKVRKTNAKADRNKTRISDWMIRPSTGVPIAVLIMALSLGMIVGGGKALRAVFFLPLVNGIIVPFFKNIFTSIIPEGIIQNVLIGEYGIFVIGFEWPIALIFPYVFLFYVVFSFLEDMGYLPRLGILFDNLMSRFGMQGGSIINIMMGYGCAIPAIIGTRACTTKKERLVVTTLVCVTIPCISQTGALIELISSKSYLIFLPLALISLIVFISVASLAGRFINGKVDPMIIQIPNLLIPDKKTYGKKLMIRMKHFLIEAEGPMFFAIVIAALFKETGFLDVIAAASSPLVQGWLGLPQQAADGLLLGIVRREMSIAPLVGLNLTSLQVLVAGLVSLFYLPCLSVFGIIASEFNAKTAAGIAVATTCFAFLIGGLVNQIGLRLF, from the coding sequence TTGAGTTGCCATGATATAAATGAAAAGGAAATAAAGAAGCATCTATCTCAAAAAAACAAGATTCTTCTGATGGGAAACCCCAATGTAGGCAAGAGCGTGTTTTTCAGCCGCATGACCGGGATGGATGCCATTAGCTCAAATTACTCAGGAACTACGGTAAGCTATACCCAGGGGGATATGAAACTTTCTGATAAGGGATATACACTGATAGACGTGCCTGGAGTATTTTCTTTAAAATCTACTTCAGAAGCCGAAGATGTGGCAGAAAAATTTTTATCCAGTGAACCGGAAGCCATAATTTGCGTCTTGGATGCCACGAACCTTCAAAGGAGCCTGGAGCTTGCGTTGGAGCTTAAATCCTACGGCATCCCTACAGCATATGCCCTTAATTTTTTAGATGTAGCCAAAAGAGAAGGAATAGAGATCAATGTTGGGATGCTTTCAAAGCTTTTAGATTCTCCTGTAGTTGAGACAATAGCAGTTAAATCATCTGGGTTTGAGGAGCTTAAAGAGGCTGTTGTAGAACTTTTGAAAAAAGCAGAATGCAGAGGATGCGAAAAGTCGGGCTGTGGATCTTGTCCCAAAGGGCGAGAAGAGATTTATGATACAGCTAGGGAAATTACAAAGAAGGTAAGAAAAACAAATGCTAAAGCGGACAGAAATAAGACTAGAATCAGCGATTGGATGATAAGACCGTCCACAGGAGTTCCAATTGCGGTCTTAATTATGGCCTTGTCTTTGGGAATGATCGTAGGAGGAGGAAAAGCCCTTAGGGCTGTATTTTTTCTTCCGTTGGTTAATGGTATAATCGTTCCTTTTTTCAAGAATATATTTACATCTATAATACCTGAAGGAATAATACAAAACGTGCTTATTGGCGAGTACGGAATATTTGTTATTGGGTTCGAATGGCCTATAGCGCTTATATTTCCATACGTATTTTTATTTTATGTCGTATTTTCATTTTTGGAAGATATGGGGTATCTGCCGAGACTTGGAATACTTTTTGACAACCTTATGAGCAGGTTTGGAATGCAAGGCGGGAGCATAATAAATATCATGATGGGATATGGCTGTGCAATTCCTGCAATAATCGGAACTAGGGCATGCACTACAAAAAAAGAGCGCTTGGTCGTTACTACATTAGTATGCGTGACCATACCGTGCATATCCCAAACAGGTGCATTGATCGAGCTTATAAGCAGCAAATCATATTTGATTTTTTTACCTCTAGCACTGATTTCATTGATAGTGTTCATATCGGTGGCGAGCTTAGCAGGACGGTTTATAAACGGAAAGGTCGACCCCATGATAATACAAATTCCCAACCTGTTGATCCCCGATAAAAAAACATACGGGAAAAAACTAATGATAAGAATGAAGCATTTTTTAATAGAAGCAGAAGGGCCTATGTTTTTTGCAATAGTCATAGCAGCTTTGTTTAAAGAAACCGGCTTTCTGGATGTAATCGCAGCAGCATCATCCCCTTTGGTACAAGGGTGGCTTGGACTTCCCCAGCAGGCGGCAGATGGCTTGTTACTGGGCATCGTGAGGCGGGAAATGTCAATCGCTCCATTAGTAGGGCTAAACCTTACGTCGCTGCAAGTACTGGTAGCTGGGTTGGTGTCGTTGTTTTACTTGCCGTGTCTTTCAGTTTTCGGCATCATAGCTTCCGAATTCAATGCTAAAACCGCTGCTGGCATTGCCGTGGCAACTACGTGCTTTGCATTTTTGATCGGTGGCTTGGTAAACCAAATTGGATTGAGGTTGTTTTAA
- a CDS encoding nicotianamine synthase family protein, with the protein MVMTRFTQYLEDKVTQSKILFSGLLRCYMKVIKNEAELAGIDKDDHVLFIGGGAAPCSAIAMQKLTGAKVTVIDNDRDCIRKSKALAKKMNFSKDMIKIKHMEGEFVDAGDYSVIHLALQVSPKEKVLDRVYKTMKPNTRVLVRHPKESRKCFYDVNLRKRCSECSMVEHKNFTNIQATAMYL; encoded by the coding sequence ATGGTTATGACAAGGTTCACCCAGTATCTAGAGGATAAAGTGACCCAAAGCAAGATTCTTTTTTCAGGACTTCTGCGTTGTTATATGAAAGTAATAAAAAACGAAGCAGAGCTTGCAGGAATAGACAAAGACGACCATGTGCTTTTCATAGGAGGAGGAGCTGCTCCTTGCTCGGCGATAGCCATGCAAAAGCTCACAGGAGCTAAAGTCACCGTTATCGACAATGATAGGGATTGTATACGAAAATCAAAGGCTTTGGCAAAAAAAATGAATTTCAGCAAAGACATGATTAAAATCAAGCACATGGAAGGGGAATTTGTGGATGCCGGGGATTATAGCGTGATACATCTGGCTTTGCAAGTATCTCCAAAAGAAAAGGTCCTGGATAGAGTATATAAAACAATGAAACCTAATACTAGAGTTTTGGTCAGACATCCTAAAGAGAGCAGAAAGTGTTTTTATGACGTGAATTTAAGAAAAAGGTGCTCAGAATGCAGTATGGTGGAACATAAAAACTTTACAAATATTCAAGCTACGGCAATGTACTTGTGA
- a CDS encoding aminopeptidase, with translation MDSNLLEKYARTLIQYSLSVKKGDLVVIQGYKEAMPLIELCYREVLNAGAHPHVLMRHQLDEILLKVGRDDQLSFENPISEAVIMNADKILNIGGSSNTKYLSGVEPKRIAYYRKSGKRLNELYMNRVDNNELDWTLCMFPTDSLAQEAGMSLRDYEDFVAGACLLKDEDPVLAWKEVSKNQEKAIEYLKDKETIRIVSRDTDVSMKVGGRVWINSDGRTNFPSGEVFTGPVEDSVEGKIRFSFPGIYAGQEIEDIKLVFKKGKVIEASASKGEELLRELINTDEGASMVGEVAIGTNYGIDRFTKNMLYDEKMGGTVHMALGKSYGKSGGKNISAIHWDMLCDMKEGGEIYADGELFYKNGNFML, from the coding sequence ATGGACAGCAACCTGTTAGAAAAGTATGCAAGAACCTTGATTCAGTACTCGCTTTCAGTAAAAAAGGGAGATTTGGTAGTCATCCAAGGGTATAAGGAAGCTATGCCCTTGATTGAACTTTGCTACAGGGAAGTCCTAAATGCCGGAGCACATCCTCACGTTTTGATGCGGCACCAGCTGGATGAAATCCTCTTAAAAGTAGGAAGGGACGATCAGCTATCTTTTGAAAACCCGATATCAGAAGCTGTGATAATGAATGCTGACAAGATTTTGAACATCGGTGGATCTTCAAACACCAAGTATTTAAGCGGAGTTGAGCCCAAAAGGATCGCTTATTACCGTAAAAGCGGAAAAAGGCTCAACGAGCTGTACATGAACAGGGTGGACAATAATGAGCTTGATTGGACTCTGTGCATGTTTCCCACAGATTCTCTCGCTCAGGAAGCAGGGATGAGCCTTAGGGATTACGAGGACTTTGTGGCAGGAGCCTGTCTCCTTAAGGATGAAGATCCAGTTTTGGCTTGGAAAGAAGTAAGCAAAAACCAAGAGAAGGCAATAGAGTACCTCAAGGACAAGGAGACTATCAGGATAGTTTCAAGGGACACGGATGTGAGCATGAAGGTAGGTGGCCGGGTATGGATAAACTCAGATGGTCGAACCAATTTTCCAAGCGGGGAGGTCTTTACCGGACCTGTAGAAGATAGCGTTGAGGGCAAGATCAGATTTTCTTTTCCCGGCATATATGCAGGTCAGGAAATTGAAGATATTAAGCTTGTTTTCAAGAAAGGCAAAGTAATAGAGGCAAGTGCATCAAAAGGAGAAGAGCTTCTGCGAGAGCTTATCAACACTGATGAGGGAGCCTCCATGGTAGGAGAAGTTGCCATCGGGACTAATTACGGGATAGACAGATTCACCAAGAACATGCTCTATGACGAAAAGATGGGCGGAACCGTGCATATGGCTCTTGGAAAATCCTATGGGAAAAGCGGCGGGAAGAATATCTCGGCAATTCATTGGGACATGCTTTGCGACATGAAGGAGGGCGGAGAGATATACGCAGATGGTGAGCTTTTCTACAAGAATGGTAATTTTATGCTATGA
- a CDS encoding nicotinate phosphoribosyltransferase — MEFNRRRQLATDYYQLSMSNVYVNEGKDEDIAVFDLFVRSNPFNGGYLVCAGLEQVVDYLTNLKFDEKDIDILKNNHPELTEKFLDYLRNFRFTGEIYGIPEGSIVFPHEPLIRIKAPLIQAQIIETPLLSIVNHQTLIATKAARIVQAAEGDAVLEFGLRRAHGSEAGLYGARAAVIGGCVGTSNVESEDLIKLPAKGTMSHSYVLSYASEYDAFWTYTKYNQDNLIFLVDTYNTLESGVPNAIRVFSKLRDEGRLPKTYGIRLDSGDLAYLSKEAKTMLVENGFDDAVISASSDLDEYLVRDLKLQGAQINLWGVGTKLITAYDQPALGAVYKLAQIDSKGEITNKLKISNDPGKITNPGYKRVVRLYDKDSNKALADLIMLDDEKIDEKKPLTIFHPVHTWKKRVLTNFYVKEMMVPVIIDGKPVYKSPSISEMQQHLKNEFETMWPATTRFTNPHEYHVDLSDKLWNMKLGILNQ, encoded by the coding sequence ATGGAATTTAACAGGCGCAGGCAATTAGCCACGGATTATTATCAGCTTAGTATGAGCAATGTTTATGTCAATGAAGGAAAGGACGAAGATATCGCAGTATTTGACCTGTTTGTAAGAAGCAACCCATTCAACGGCGGGTATCTGGTATGCGCCGGGCTGGAGCAGGTAGTTGATTATCTCACGAATCTTAAATTTGACGAAAAAGATATAGATATACTAAAGAACAACCACCCGGAGCTGACAGAAAAATTCTTGGATTATCTGAGAAATTTCCGTTTCACAGGGGAAATTTACGGGATACCTGAGGGCTCTATAGTTTTTCCTCACGAGCCTTTGATTCGAATAAAAGCTCCTTTGATACAGGCTCAAATAATAGAAACACCACTTCTCAGCATCGTTAATCATCAGACTCTAATTGCTACCAAGGCCGCTAGGATAGTACAGGCAGCAGAAGGAGATGCGGTGCTTGAATTTGGCTTAAGGCGTGCCCATGGATCTGAAGCTGGACTTTATGGAGCCAGAGCCGCTGTTATCGGGGGCTGTGTGGGGACAAGCAATGTGGAAAGTGAAGACCTTATAAAGCTGCCTGCCAAAGGTACCATGTCTCATAGCTATGTATTAAGCTATGCCTCGGAATACGATGCGTTTTGGACATATACCAAGTACAATCAGGACAACCTGATTTTCCTGGTAGATACTTACAACACTTTGGAATCAGGGGTGCCAAATGCCATAAGAGTATTCTCAAAACTGAGGGATGAAGGCAGACTTCCGAAAACCTACGGAATAAGGCTTGATTCTGGGGACTTGGCTTATTTGAGCAAGGAGGCAAAAACCATGCTGGTCGAAAATGGATTTGATGATGCTGTGATCAGCGCGTCTTCTGATCTTGACGAGTACCTTGTGAGGGATTTAAAGCTTCAGGGAGCTCAGATAAATCTTTGGGGAGTAGGCACTAAACTTATAACAGCGTACGATCAGCCGGCACTGGGTGCCGTTTACAAACTGGCCCAAATCGATAGCAAAGGGGAAATTACAAATAAGCTTAAGATATCTAATGATCCCGGGAAAATAACCAATCCAGGCTACAAAAGGGTGGTGAGGTTGTACGACAAGGATTCAAACAAGGCCTTGGCGGATTTGATAATGCTTGATGACGAGAAAATTGATGAAAAAAAGCCCCTTACCATCTTCCATCCGGTTCACACATGGAAGAAAAGGGTGCTGACTAATTTTTATGTAAAGGAAATGATGGTTCCGGTCATAATCGACGGCAAACCTGTGTATAAATCTCCTTCCATAAGTGAAATGCAGCAACATTTGAAAAACGAGTTTGAAACCATGTGGCCAGCAACTACAAGATTTACCAATCCCCATGAATATCATGTGGATTTATCTGACAAGCTTTGGAACATGAAGCTTGGGATACTTAACCAGTGA
- the pssA gene encoding CDP-diacylglycerol--serine O-phosphatidyltransferase codes for MIKNLPNIMTMINISLGSLAVILLLDNNHDGVLLPAAFIIAGGIIDGLDGKVARWLKAESEMGKQLDSLADLITFGIAPVCLFISTDLLSLGVSGYSALIFYPVCGAFRLARYNVESCNKSFTGVPITVCGMSLAVLRLACESYHVATMNLSGLLAVVIFICSLLMISRIKVPRLNHKNCA; via the coding sequence ATGATTAAGAATTTGCCGAATATCATGACAATGATAAATATATCTTTGGGAAGTCTCGCGGTGATCCTGCTTCTAGATAACAATCACGATGGAGTGTTATTGCCGGCGGCTTTTATTATCGCCGGAGGGATAATAGATGGACTAGATGGAAAGGTAGCGCGGTGGCTAAAAGCTGAAAGCGAGATGGGAAAACAGCTGGACTCCCTGGCTGACTTGATAACTTTTGGAATAGCCCCTGTCTGTCTGTTTATAAGCACCGATCTCTTAAGCCTGGGGGTTTCAGGTTACTCGGCACTTATATTTTACCCCGTATGCGGGGCTTTCAGGCTTGCGAGATACAATGTGGAGAGCTGTAACAAGTCCTTTACCGGAGTGCCGATAACCGTATGTGGAATGTCTCTTGCAGTTTTGCGATTGGCGTGCGAATCATATCATGTGGCGACGATGAATTTAAGTGGGCTTCTTGCCGTTGTCATATTTATCTGCTCACTTTTGATGATAAGCAGGATAAAGGTTCCAAGGCTAAACCATAAAAATTGTGCATGA
- a CDS encoding metal-dependent transcriptional regulator has translation MKVQESRENYLETILLLQKELGQVRSIDIAHKLEYTKASISRAMSLLKKDNLITMGKSGIIELTEEGQKKAAEIYDRHRAIKDFLINIGVSEKTAEEDACRMEHVISNEAFEKIKKYNDK, from the coding sequence ATGAAGGTACAAGAATCTAGAGAAAATTATTTGGAGACAATCCTCCTTTTACAAAAAGAGCTTGGTCAAGTCCGATCCATAGATATTGCCCACAAGCTTGAATATACAAAAGCCAGCATCAGCCGAGCCATGTCACTTTTAAAAAAGGACAACCTGATAACTATGGGCAAATCCGGAATAATCGAGCTAACAGAAGAGGGACAAAAAAAAGCTGCAGAAATCTACGATAGACATAGAGCCATAAAGGACTTCCTTATAAATATCGGTGTATCTGAAAAAACTGCGGAAGAAGATGCTTGTCGCATGGAACACGTAATCAGCAATGAGGCTTTTGAAAAAATCAAAAAATATAACGACAAATAA